In Eremothecium gossypii ATCC 10895 chromosome III, complete sequence, the genomic window TTTCTCTTGGAGTTCCTCAAAAACGCCGCCAAGTACAGTTTTGAAGCGGTCACTGTAAGCTTGTAGCACGTTTCTGATCGATATTAGGGACGTTATTTCCCTGGAAATTATAAGGTTGCATGTTTCAATATGGTCCACCTTTGCAAGCAAATCTTCGTGGATATTGCCGCGATTGTCATTGATGTCTTCTAAAAGCTTCATGTTATTGTTGTGAATCCCAATCATAGTATGTTCGTAGTCTTCGAGTTTGGAATGGATCCCGTTGATGTAAATAGTTAAATCTTTACTCTGTTCCAGATATTTCCGATTGGCCACATCTAGCTCTTTGATTTGCCCATCCTTTTCTTTGATCAACTTTGTCTGTTCCAAAAACTTTTCCTTAAGTCGGCGGAGTTGTTCCTGCAGATTGTCAATTTTGGCTTGTTGCTCTTCGACTAAGATACTATTACTTTCGTAAGTTTCAAACTTTTCTTGTGTGATGTATATACCTTCCTTCGAGTGGCTAGCCCTTAATTCCTTCCTTAGTCGCTCGATCTCCTGTATATATTCAATAATGCATGACTCCTTTGCCATCAATTGATTTACCTGGGGAGTGTTTTTGATCGACTTCGCTCGCGTCGCGTACTCCAAGGTGCTCACTGTCTCTTCCATCGATATCTTCGCAGGAGAGATGGTGGCAATGATACATGTCTTGGTTTTGCCGCCCAATGAGTCCTGCAACAAACGAGTCAATTTCGATTCCCGGTAGGGAATATGCTGTGAGTGGTCCACTAAAGCGTTGATGACTCTGCCTAGCGTCAATAGGGATTTGTTAATCAGACCGGCTTCCTGGGCGCGTTTGTTTTCTGCTCCCGAGCGGTTAATGTTCTCTGACCCAGCCAAGTCGACAAGATTCAATTTGCCAACCTTTACGTACTGTTCGCCAGATATTGGATGTATCTTCGTCACGTTAGTGGTGATGGTGAATATAGTATGAGATCGCGATGATAGGTCATTGCACTTTGTAGCCGCTACCTTACGCTTTAGCGAGCCATCCATCAACAATTTAAGGCCTTCTTGCGCAGATCGGATATACATTTCTTCCATGCCCTTGACAAAAATAGAATAGCCGTTAGGACTAGTCCTGTCAGTCTTTAAGCTGTCATATATCCGTATCGATTCTGGAGGAGCCATTCCATTGAAATTGTGATCCTCCAAAGAAACATCCTTGTCGTCTACCAATAGGTCGCGAAGCTTCTCGTTGTACAACTCGAGAAAGGAGACTTTAACCGAGTAGTCTTCGCTTACTTCTCGAAGCTCGCGAAACAGCTCTACTAAAACGCGCGGAATAATGCCAGCATGCTCGCTCAAGAGAACAAAATTGGGATCGTCTTCGGAGGACCCCATCATTGTAATGTCGCCGCTCATCGTGTATGTCTTCCCTGTTCCGGTTTGCCCGTATGCAAACACTGTACAGTTGTAGCCCTCAATCATCTCGTTGATGTACGCCCGCGCCACCTGATTAAACATCGACTCCTGATCGCTCTCCACCCCGAACACCCGATCAAATGTGTACGTCTTGTTGCTGCCCGTCCCGGGGTTTGTGAGGATCACCTCCCGCCCGTTGTTTCCCAATGTCGAGATCACTACGCTCGACTTTTCGCGGATCTCGCGCTCGTTGCGCGACCTGCACCGCACATACACCTTGATGTTGTATTCCGGCTCGCCCTCGCTCTGCTGGCTTGAACGCACGCGCTTCTGTGTCGTTGTGGGCATGGTCGATGACCTCGACCGCGCGAGCGGCTTAGATTGCGGCGCGCTCATCGCACCGCTTGAATTTCTCTTCATTAACTTCtccgcctgctccagcatCAAATCCTCTCCACTACTTTCCGTATCCGTGGCACTTGGCAGACTGGCCTTGTTGTTCAGAGCTTTGCCGCCGTGGTTGCACTTGTGACTGTTGATTTGTACTGAGGGAGTCCTGCGTAACCGCGCGAGTCATGTCACTCTATACGATGACGCTTACGCGTCCCGCTCGACGCGTCCAGAAAGCGCCGCTGCCAGGGCGTAAAGCCTGAGATAGCGGTTGTATGACGCACTTGTTACAGCTGCGGTAACATGTTAGCCGCGGCCGGAACGGAGTTCTCTTCCAAAGAGGACGGGCACGTGATTGCCTGTCGTGGAAAAGGAACCTACGACTTCAAGCCTACCTACCACTAAGGATTTTAGAAAGTGTTCGAGCAATAAGCCCACTAGGGATAATGTTACTAATGCCCCTTTGACCACGGTATTGTCGCGTAAATGACGCAGGATCGGATGGGGGTGAGCATCCTCGTAAGCGTTTACATGAAGCAGCACACTTCTTGCTCTTCTCATAACCGAATATTTAAAGACAGGTTAACGGACCTAAATGCAAAAGATAGTTAACAACTAAGGGGTCACGCCGGCAGAAGACGTTTTAATCCGCACGACTGTTCTGGCTAACTAGTAATTAATAGTTAGTATTCGCTCTACCAAAATTacaatcacgtgattagTTTCGCTATCCGTGCCACCGCACACCTCATTACGAAAATTTGGGTGCCCATGTGAAGCGGTTACCCGGATCTGGTGACAGCAGTTTTTCGGTGCGAGCAGCATGCTGGGTGCAAGCAGGCGCCCATCTTCTCTGCTACCAACGGTGTGACGGGAACTGCTTCCAGTAGACCAAGGTATTTATCATCGCCTCAGGTGAGAGACCGAGCAATAGATATAGAGCACATATGTCTTGGGACGACGAGGAGTTTGAGGTGAGAACTTCGACGAAGGACCAACCGATGGTTGTGTCCTGGGATGACGAGTTCAACAACGACGATGACGATGCGCTATTAGAGTCATGGGATGCAGAGGAGGTCCCAAAGCAAAAGCAAAAGCCCAAGGCAGCACCCAAGGCAGCTAAGAAGGTCGACAAGAAGGGCGAAACCGTGCTGCTGGAGATCGACACTCTCGATGAGAAGACGCGCAAGGAGCTTTTGAAGAAGGCCGAGCTCAACTCGGACCTGAACAACGCTGCAGCGCTATTTGATGGGCTTGGTGTTGCAGAAGAACATCCGCGtgcccgcgcgctgcgccaGGAGGAGGAACTAGCTGCGCTGAGCCGTCCCGCTGCCTTAACGAAGCAGACTCCTTTCGAGAGCCACCCTCTCTTCTCAGAAGCGGAAACCAAGTCCGACTTCCAGGATTTGCGGAAGGCATTGTCTACTGCGATTGCAGGCATGGCTGAGAAGTCATCACTAAACTATTCGGGCGCGCTTGCCATCGATTTGATCCGTGACGTCGCGAAACCATTGTCGATTGAATCCATCAGACAAACGGTCGCGACCCTGAACGTGCTGATCAAAGAAAAGGAGAGACAAGAAAGACAGGCACGTCTTGCCAAAGTTAAGGGCGGCACTGCCACCGGTGGTGCAGGCAAAAAGAAGGCAAAGGCTGCAAGACCTAACTTGGGCGGTGCATTCAAAAAAGACCAGGAGTTTTCCTTGGAAGACAACTCTGAATTTGCAGACTTTGGCGATGATGACTTCATGTAAAAGTCTGCAGCATATGAGGCTTCCCTGTGGAGATTTTCATACATCGATGTTGATGCAGGTGCACCAGGTGAGCCTTGAATATATATAATAACCGTTGTTAGATCACTAAGACATCGTTATAAATATACACACACCTAACACTTCCACTTGCAGAACTTCGTACCAATCCACTTCGCATGATCATATTTGGGATCATGGAGAAAGCAACCGTTATTCATGCATGTAATGCCTATGCTGAGACTACTTCAGAAGGACCTGTCCCACTGCCCGCCGATAATTCTATTTCCTTTTTTCTTCTTATCAGTTCGATATAGTTGCATGGCACATAGCCTACATCTCCCTTCTTCGTCCTCACTTTCCACCATTGAGACTCTTTGCCAGTGGGATCCTGCCGGGATATGATCGCCATCAAGTCTCCCTTCTTCAGGGCGCATTCTATGCGTGGATTCTCCGGGGTAAAGTCGTAAATGGCCCTCGCGAATTCCAAACTATTAAGATCTAGCGATTGTGGTTGGTGTGGTGTAGCAATCCGTCCTCTATTCTGCATTTCTTGCAGCTTCATAATAAATTTATTGAGTAACCAAGGGAAGCCGAAAACAGCTGCAAAGAATAAGAAAAGTGGCTTCCAGGCTATTCTTGCACGCTTGCGTTCACCGGTGGAACCTGCACTGTTTTTGCCTGATCTGAACTGGTCAAATTCTTGTAGCATCTTACCTTTGTCTCCAGAAGCAGGCGGCAACTGCTTCTTCGGAGCGACGCCCATTCTGCCACCGGTCAATTTGAAAAGAACCCTTTTCAAGAACTTTATCATGGCAAATATACCGAAAAATGAACCCAGCATTTCTTTCACATATTGGAACTGCTCTGCCACAGATACCATTGTGAGAAAGGAGTTATGCGTCGCCATGTAGGTCGCTTCCAGCATCTGCGCAAAGCCGGCCACGGCCCCGATCAAGTTTTCAATCAAATGGAATGTAGCCTGCGTCGACTCGGCGATACCGCCGTTGTTATTCATGCCGTTCGCGCCCATACCATACATTCCGCCGTAGCCACCGCCGTACATCGAACCATATCCGCCGTAACCGTTCCCAAATCCGCCGCCGTACATCGAGCCGAACCCCCCTCCGCCGTACATAGAGTTTCCATATAGGCCCCCGGACCCATACATCGACCCTCCGTATGGCGTACTGTTCATTCCGAACTGACTGTTCATCGACTTGTAGCCTGACTCATCGCCAAGGCCTGCAGGTTTCGTCGGAAGATCCGGCGTGTGTCCGTAATCGCCGCTCCCGCCTCCCAACGAAGACGCAGCAGTTACTGATGTTGGTATCACTGTGTTGCTTTCATCCATCGTCCCCGAGCTGCTGGTAGCAGATGACATGTTGGCGGTTTCCCATGGTTTTGGTCTAGGCTTGCTGGCTGACATTGTACTGGAAAACTGTTTGACTCCCGTCCTGCAGTATTTCTCCTCTAGTCAGTAAACCCGTTGCAACTCCGATTCCGTACTGACCCAAGGATAAAGTCTTCACCGTACCAGCTATCTTAAGTAGAAAACTTGAGTCGGCTTCGGATAAAGTTTTCATCATTAAAAGCCCCTCCCCGCTTCAATTTTCGGATTCTGAAATATTTTGTTACGTAATGTACAGATGTAATATCTGAACTCGGAAGTCAGGTAGCATCGCGCAGCACCGGGCCAACGAGTGCAGCATTTTATGCCATGAACGATAGATAATCTATCCGATGAGAACCTTTAAAAACGGAGTTCAGTTATCTTTATATAATAAAACAATGCCTACATCTGAACATCGCCTGAGACAAGTGGACATAATGTACAGTCATGATAATAATTACAATTCGTTCTCTTGCTTAATTAGCTCAGTCGTAGAGCATGGCGTATATTACCATAGCTCCAAAATGTCTGTTGATTTCTCGTCTCGCGAAAGCCATAATAGTCCTGCGGCTTACGTGTGCAAGCGGCAcgggcggctgcgggaGCAAGTGCATGTGCGGCGGACCACAGCTACTCAACGATGGAGAGATTCAAATGCAACCCCCGGTTACGCGCTCGATAGGACCTGCCTCTGCTAGGCTGCTCATCCACGGGATTCGACTCTTTTTTGTCGGCTGGGGCGTGCTCTGCGCCCTCGGGCTGCCCGCACACAGAAGCTGCGGCTACATCGTCGTTGGCAATTGCTTCTAGCTGTTCGTCGTTCAATAGAGCGACCTTGTGGCGTAAGGGCCCATACCCGTCATAGGTCGTTAATGCATAAATGGTACGTTTGTACCCCTGTATCTTTCGTTCGAGCGCCTTCAAACTGCGCTCTGCGTCTTGGTTGTAATTATTCCGCCCTTCGCGGGCTTCATGTAATGCGTCGAGTAGTAGCTTATCTTGGATCGCAGAGTGCTCCATGGAATGTTTCAATTTGTCGTTTTGCAGCTGTAGCTCCTCTATCTGCACTTCTAGTCTTTTGACCTTCAGTTCAAAGCGCTCAGTCTGTAGGCTAAGGCTCGGTCCTTTGAGAGGCTCGAACTGAAGGCCGTCCGACGACATCCGGTGCCCTTGGTTTATTTCATCCTGGTAGTCCATCCAGAACCGGTCCTCCATGGTAGCCGATAGCACGCTATCTCTATGTTTGTTGTTGCTCATAACGAACCCATTCTCGTCGACAGCATATGCAAGGTTTGCGGAGGAAGAAGATGATACTGGTGAGGCTGATGGAAACTGGTATACACTGCCCGATGGGGGCTGCGAGATAGAGCCTGTGGGTGGCTGGAGACTGTCTGGCTCAAACAAAGTTTTCCCACTAAGACAACTGATCACTGACAGCTCCCTAGCATGCTTGCTTTTGCTGCCGTTGCCCACTTTCGGTGTGTGTGTACTGGAGTGCTTGGCTGCTGAGCCTTTATTATAGGAGTTGAAGGCCGACGGCCGCGCCTGTCCTGTCTTGCCCGAGGCCTCTGCCACCTGCGCCCCATCTCCGGCTTGCTCCCAGGCGGACGTGCCCTCAAGAGGGGCCTCATGGGCGAGCTCGCGCGGCATGGTAGGCACCGCGGACGACGTAAGCGCAGAAGCCACTGTCACCGCGCCATCCTTCGGAATGGAGTTCCTGGTCTTGAAGAGCTGATCTCGCCATCCAGCCTTCACATTCATGTACTCGGGACGCAACATCTTGGGCACCTGGCTCATCATGGACGTCCGCATCGGCGACCCCACCCGGAATAGCGACTGTGCAGGTAGCCGGAGAGACGACACAGGGCTCCCCGCACTTGCACTGCCCCCGCCCGGCGTGAGCTCCGCTAACTTCGACAAAGACGTCTCATACCGCTGCGAGCCCCGCCGCTCGtcgagctgcagcagcgccggcgcacCCAGCCCCCCATGGCCATCCACTGGCGCCAGCACGGGCGATAACCCTGGCGAGAGCGGCACGCCCCCGATAGTGATGCT contains:
- the HCR1 gene encoding translation initiation factor eIF3 core subunit j (Syntenic homolog of Saccharomyces cerevisiae YLR192C (HCR1)); translation: MSWDDEEFEVRTSTKDQPMVVSWDDEFNNDDDDALLESWDAEEVPKQKQKPKAAPKAAKKVDKKGETVLLEIDTLDEKTRKELLKKAELNSDLNNAAALFDGLGVAEEHPRARALRQEEELAALSRPAALTKQTPFESHPLFSEAETKSDFQDLRKALSTAIAGMAEKSSLNYSGALAIDLIRDVAKPLSIESIRQTVATLNVLIKEKERQERQARLAKVKGGTATGGAGKKKAKAARPNLGGAFKKDQEFSLEDNSEFADFGDDDFM
- the MMR1 gene encoding Mmr1p (Syntenic homolog of Saccharomyces cerevisiae YLR190W (MMR1)), producing MGITSITIGGVPLSPGLSPVLAPVDGHGGLGAPALLQLDERRGSQRYETSLSKLAELTPGGGSASAGSPVSSLRLPAQSLFRVGSPMRTSMMSQVPKMLRPEYMNVKAGWRDQLFKTRNSIPKDGAVTVASALTSSAVPTMPRELAHEAPLEGTSAWEQAGDGAQVAEASGKTGQARPSAFNSYNKGSAAKHSSTHTPKVGNGSKSKHARELSVISCLSGKTLFEPDSLQPPTGSISQPPSGSVYQFPSASPVSSSSSANLAYAVDENGFVMSNNKHRDSVLSATMEDRFWMDYQDEINQGHRMSSDGLQFEPLKGPSLSLQTERFELKVKRLEVQIEELQLQNDKLKHSMEHSAIQDKLLLDALHEAREGRNNYNQDAERSLKALERKIQGYKRTIYALTTYDGYGPLRHKVALLNDEQLEAIANDDVAAASVCGQPEGAEHAPADKKESNPVDEQPSRGRSYRARNRGLHLNLSIVE
- the PEX13 gene encoding peroxin PEX13 (Syntenic homolog of Saccharomyces cerevisiae YLR191W (PEX13)); amino-acid sequence: MSASKPRPKPWETANMSSATSSSGTMDESNTVIPTSVTAASSLGGGSGDYGHTPDLPTKPAGLGDESGYKSMNSQFGMNSTPYGGSMYGSGGLYGNSMYGGGGFGSMYGGGFGNGYGGYGSMYGGGYGGMYGMGANGMNNNGGIAESTQATFHLIENLIGAVAGFAQMLEATYMATHNSFLTMVSVAEQFQYVKEMLGSFFGIFAMIKFLKRVLFKLTGGRMGVAPKKQLPPASGDKGKMLQEFDQFRSGKNSAGSTGERKRARIAWKPLFLFFAAVFGFPWLLNKFIMKLQEMQNRGRIATPHQPQSLDLNSLEFARAIYDFTPENPRIECALKKGDLMAIISRQDPTGKESQWWKVRTKKGDVGYVPCNYIELIRRKKEIELSAGSGTGPSEVVSA
- the KIP1 gene encoding Kip1p (Syntenic homolog of Saccharomyces cerevisiae YBL063W (KIP1)), yielding MLEQAEKLMKRNSSGAMSAPQSKPLARSRSSTMPTTTQKRVRSSQQSEGEPEYNIKVYVRCRSRNEREIREKSSVVISTLGNNGREVILTNPGTGSNKTYTFDRVFGVESDQESMFNQVARAYINEMIEGYNCTVFAYGQTGTGKTYTMSGDITMMGSSEDDPNFVLLSEHAGIIPRVLVELFRELREVSEDYSVKVSFLELYNEKLRDLLVDDKDVSLEDHNFNGMAPPESIRIYDSLKTDRTSPNGYSIFVKGMEEMYIRSAQEGLKLLMDGSLKRKVAATKCNDLSSRSHTIFTITTNVTKIHPISGEQYVKVGKLNLVDLAGSENINRSGAENKRAQEAGLINKSLLTLGRVINALVDHSQHIPYRESKLTRLLQDSLGGKTKTCIIATISPAKISMEETVSTLEYATRAKSIKNTPQVNQLMAKESCIIEYIQEIERLRKELRASHSKEGIYITQEKFETYESNSILVEEQQAKIDNLQEQLRRLKEKFLEQTKLIKEKDGQIKELDVANRKYLEQSKDLTIYINGIHSKLEDYEHTMIGIHNNNMKLLEDINDNRGNIHEDLLAKVDHIETCNLIISREITSLISIRNVLQAYSDRFKTVLGGVFEELQEKLTQVGRTTEESQLDVDLSFVDEKFEEVTDIIKATCENLVRTMDEHVSNMKLETTDLTSSCASLLEKECQALHGKLQKYVESMKQELNSTLQEMVRDLDMKASSMLNVVQCTKDGLISHKKELEADLESQKREHFDIAQTMEEQLQKIVGKERQNIQESMKASYDFLMKQMVETELRQKNFEESIVSKVKGLLSHSNNGMSKMSSYAVGRLYDSAIGGVNSIENTVSSATFSMKNDLQEFQMDISPICDSRRFGDEFTAVETRISEAIREELTPKLQDITSKACNLIGLGVQDINQKALGVSDDQRRELRSVINNTNNHADRLRSEIGTLVNYVSQEHRDNIMQISQTQDEILQEQIASIGRTFDVLGNINKPDANVRTSVPIEHELNSAINELPPLYMPQRPLSLCSHGRQLLDEAYSGNENLSPSTGKFSNFPTPCGDMSAQTPTTPMPVPDQPLTKMPVPQTISSLRSLRRLTMDICEHSADMTLGSIHESQKAMDSSRRYTLEPRLFEK